A section of the Ornithinimicrobium sufpigmenti genome encodes:
- a CDS encoding NAD-dependent epimerase/dehydratase family protein: MARTAAVLGASGFVGGHVTKWLRQTSVVVKPVRAPRMAHSVASLKLDPYEAYLFDMLSECDVVVNAAGVADAVGSSQDMEWANHRLPGLLAQVTARLGVRLVHMSSAAVQGRRPALDSSAEYAPFSPYSASKAAGERAVLAHSSTACIYRPPGVHGPDRAVTQKLVRLARGRWATVASPGDQNSPQALIENVADAIAFLATTEEELPRIVHHPSEGLTVSSLLHLLGGRPPRRVPQTLASAAISAAFLAGRARPGLQGHARRLEMVLVGQEQAPSWLTAVGWRAPYCAGRWAELGRTSLGSSHTGSLESHRTSKR; this comes from the coding sequence ATGGCTAGGACAGCCGCGGTCCTGGGGGCTAGCGGCTTTGTCGGCGGACACGTCACGAAGTGGCTACGACAAACAAGTGTCGTCGTCAAGCCCGTCCGGGCGCCAAGAATGGCTCACAGTGTCGCCTCACTTAAACTTGACCCTTACGAGGCTTACCTGTTCGACATGCTCTCCGAGTGCGACGTCGTCGTGAACGCTGCTGGCGTTGCCGACGCCGTAGGCTCGAGCCAGGACATGGAGTGGGCGAACCACCGGTTGCCCGGTCTGCTGGCACAGGTGACAGCTCGGCTGGGGGTCCGGCTGGTCCACATGAGCTCGGCAGCGGTGCAGGGGAGGCGGCCCGCCCTGGACTCGAGCGCCGAATATGCACCGTTCTCCCCCTACTCGGCGAGCAAGGCTGCCGGAGAGCGGGCCGTCCTGGCTCACTCGTCGACGGCATGCATCTATCGGCCGCCCGGCGTGCATGGACCTGACAGGGCGGTCACCCAGAAGCTGGTCAGACTGGCCAGGGGGCGGTGGGCCACGGTCGCCAGCCCCGGCGACCAGAACTCGCCCCAGGCGCTGATCGAGAACGTCGCGGATGCCATCGCGTTCCTGGCGACGACCGAGGAGGAGTTGCCGCGCATCGTCCACCACCCCTCGGAGGGGCTGACGGTGAGCAGCCTGCTGCACCTGTTGGGCGGACGTCCTCCCCGTCGGGTCCCGCAGACGCTGGCCTCCGCAGCGATCAGCGCGGCATTCCTCGCCGGCCGAGCTCGCCCAGGGCTGCAGGGCCACGCTCGCCGCCTGGAGATGGTGCTGGTCGGCCAGGAGCAGGCGCCCAGCTGGCTCACGGCGGTGGGGTGGCGGGCTCCCTACTGCGCGGGACGATGGGCCGAGCTGGGGCGAACATCACTAGGGTCGTCTCACACGGGGTCGCTGGAGTCCCACAGGACCTCGAAAAGGTAA
- a CDS encoding TrmB family transcriptional regulator — protein sequence MKEARLYLTLLQGGGMPVSTAAERAFVSRTSAYDIVKRLVRRGLVQVVEDSEDHRTVLQANDPGVLLQQLAVQQERVEAMIPRLRAVRPKGALPRVRYLEGAAGIRSALFESLSWPSPLYGILSMSDLMAVPGAGAMADYIQGRRDRDLELHVVRSAEKESGLQWPTADADLRVVRLAPEPYVFSMTTLIGEHAVATLSSRQENFAMVIESEEYAEQQRYLFEVLWDSSDPV from the coding sequence GTGAAGGAGGCTCGGCTGTATCTCACCTTGCTCCAGGGCGGAGGCATGCCGGTGTCGACTGCAGCTGAACGGGCCTTCGTGAGTCGGACCAGTGCCTATGACATCGTCAAGAGGCTGGTGCGCAGAGGCCTGGTACAGGTCGTGGAGGACTCGGAAGATCACCGGACAGTGCTGCAGGCGAACGACCCGGGCGTGCTGCTGCAGCAACTGGCAGTGCAGCAGGAGCGGGTAGAGGCGATGATCCCCCGTCTACGCGCGGTTCGGCCGAAGGGTGCACTGCCGCGGGTCCGCTACCTGGAGGGTGCTGCGGGGATCAGGAGTGCACTCTTTGAGTCACTCAGCTGGCCATCTCCCCTCTACGGCATCCTGTCCATGTCAGACCTGATGGCCGTCCCCGGTGCGGGCGCCATGGCGGACTACATCCAAGGACGCCGCGACCGGGACCTGGAACTGCATGTCGTGCGTTCGGCAGAGAAGGAGTCCGGCCTGCAGTGGCCCACCGCTGACGCCGATCTGCGGGTTGTCCGTCTGGCACCCGAGCCCTACGTCTTCTCCATGACGACGTTGATCGGCGAGCACGCCGTCGCGACGCTGTCGTCGCGTCAGGAGAATTTCGCCATGGTCATCGAAAGCGAGGAGTACGCGGAGCAGCAGCGTTACCTTTTCGAGGTCCTGTGGGACTCCAGCGACCCCGTGTGA